A genomic window from Elaeis guineensis isolate ETL-2024a chromosome 3, EG11, whole genome shotgun sequence includes:
- the LOC105041434 gene encoding histone H3.3 — MARTKQTARKSTGGKAPRKQLATKAARKSAPTTGGVKKPHRFRPGTVALREIRKYQKSTELLIRKLPFQRLVREISQDYKTDLRFQSHAVLALQEAAEAYLVGLFEDTNLCAIHAKRVTIMPKDIQLARRIRGERA, encoded by the exons ATGGCTCGGACCAAGCAAACTGCTCGCAAGTCCACTGGAGGGAAGGCCCCTAGGAAGCAGCTTGCTACCAAG GCTGCTCGCAAGTCTGCCCCCACCACTGGAGGAGTGAAGAAGCCCCACCGATTCCGGCCAGGAACTGTTGCTTTGCG TGAGATTCGCAAGTACCAGAAGAGCACGGAGCTTTTGATCCGGAAGCTGCCATTCCAGAGGCTTGTCAGGGAGATTTCTCAGGACTACAAG ACTGATCTGCGATTCCAGAGCCATGCAGTGCTAGCGTTGCAGGAGGCAGCAGAGGCATACCTTGTGGGGCTGTTCGAGGACACCAATCTTTGTGCCATTCATGCCAAGCGTGTGACGATCATGCCCAAGGACATTCAGCTGGCCAGGAGGATTCGGGGTGAGAGGGCTTGA